The segment CGGGACGGCTTCTCCGACAGGACTTCGCAGCCCACCACCAGAAGCCACACCCAGCCCTTTTCGTCTTCCTCGCTTAAGACCTCCGCGATGACCAGCCTTTCACCTAGCCGGAACGCCCGGCCCTTTCTGGTCCGGCGCTGATCCCAGATGCTCTCTTTACAGCGAATCACGTCCGCCTGGATAAACGCCGCTCCGACCGGAATCCATTCCGTCATTTCTCATTCCTTCATGTCGCCCCCTCCAGAATTACCAGAGGCGCGGAGCCGGGAAAATAACTTTGCACCGGCGATTCAATTACCATAACTTATTGTTCCGTAGTATAATTAACCATCGAATCACTCGGCCTTCCGCCGACACACCCTTTATCTTTCGTTAACGATTACCGTGATATTCTGGTAATCAGGGTGTGCAAGCCATGCGCGGTAACACCGCGCGGCTTGGCAAGGGACGCTGCGCCCCCGTTGCATCCCCCGACAGGGGAGCCTTCGAGCTCCCGTTAACGATGCCTTATTGGCATCGTTAACCCCATGACCAAGGGGGGCGTCGCTCCTGGACGCGACCAGGCGGGCTGTCCGCCCTGGACCCGGACCAAAGGGGCACCGGCGTTCGCTGGCCCCCTTGGAACCCCGGCGGCGCGGCGGGAGAGAGGGAGGCGACATGACCAGCGGAAGCGACAAGCGCCAGCGGCCCCATACCATCACCGTCCGGCTGTCCGGCGAGGAACGGGACGCGCTGCAAGCGCGGGCCACCGAGCGGGGCCTGGCCGTTGGGGCCTTCGCCCGCGCCGCTATGCTCGGCAACACCGGCCCCCGCGCCAAGCGCCGCCCCACGGTCGATCAGGAACTGCTGCGCCGCGTCCTCGGGCAGATCGGCAAGGTGGGTGGGAACATCAACCAGATCGCCCACCGCCTCAACTCCAACGGGAGCGTTGCTCCGCCCGAACTCCGGGACGCGCTTGACGCCGTCCTCGACATCCGCGCCGCCATATACAGCGCCCTCGGCTTGCAGCCGGAGGAAGGTCCGCCCGATGATCATCAAGGGCAAAAGCCGGTCCGGTCCTAAACAGCTCGCCCGTCACCTGCTCCGCACCGACACCAACGAGCGCGTGCTCGTCCTTGATAACACCTCCATGCACGGCAATTTGTCCCGGACCTTCCGGGACTGGCAGTTGCTGGTCGGAGGCACGCGGGGCACCAAGGGCCTGTATCACGCCAACATCGACCCCGCCGAGCACTACGTCATGACGAAGGAACAGTGGCTGCATTCCGTAAGCGTGCTCGAAAAGGAACTCGGCCTCGAAGGCCAGCCCCGTGTGATCGTCATGCACCAGAAGGAGGGCCGCGAGCATATCCATGTCGTCTGGCAGCGCACCGACATCGACACCATGACGCTG is part of the Gammaproteobacteria bacterium genome and harbors:
- the mobC gene encoding plasmid mobilization relaxosome protein MobC; translation: MTSGSDKRQRPHTITVRLSGEERDALQARATERGLAVGAFARAAMLGNTGPRAKRRPTVDQELLRRVLGQIGKVGGNINQIAHRLNSNGSVAPPELRDALDAVLDIRAAIYSALGLQPEEGPPDDHQGQKPVRS